The sequence CACGATTAGGTCGTGAATCTCCCGGGGGCGTCGTTTTCACCGTTGCGAAAGTGTGCTCGCCGTCGATCTGAACCTCTCCCCATCGTCTACACCAAAATCACAGATTTCTTGAGACTGTAGCAACGTTACATGGATATTCTCATGATATTTGGTAGTCCAAGCCGACAAGTATCCTGGAAGAACAGAGTTCTTCCGGGAGGACGTCAGGATGACTGGACCCGGCCAATACTTGCCCGATGCCACGGAGGGCATCACTCGTGTTGAAGACCTGCCAAAACCCAAGCGCATTGAGCGTTCGCGCAGCTACCGGCGAAGGCGATGTCCACAGTGCGGGCACTCGGCCTACCGCAACCGGACGCTCACGCGAACGCTGCACGACTTGGGCGACTTGGCCGCCAACCGGCCCAGGGACTTAGTTGTCACCTATTCGCAGCATCGTTGCTCTCGATGTCGCCGCTACTTCAATGCTGACCTCTCGGACCTGGCGGATCCCAACAGTCATTACACCCGCCGCGTCATGGCACTGGCCGTCCGACTCGTGGTCGAAGACGGCCTGCCCTATCGCTCCGCATCCTGGCACTTATGGCGAGACCACCGTGTCTTCGTCCCCTTCGCCACGGTCCAGAACTGGGTCGAAGCGGGGGGAAAAAAGGGCCGCGGACCGCATCACGCAAGACTATCTGGACGACGCCCTGTCGGACTTCTCGGGTTACATCGCGGCCGATGAACTCTACGACGGGCCGTATTGCGTCCTGTCGATCGTTGACAACCAGCGCTTCAACCGTTTGATCTACGAGGTGCTCGACCACAACCCCACCGAGGAAGACATCACGAAGTTCTTCCTGCGGTTCCGCCGTGCCTTGACGGCCCGCGGCCTGAGACTCAAAGGCGTCACCACCGACGGCTCACAGTTGTATCCCACACCCATCGCACAGGTGTTTGGGGCGGTCCCTCATCAGGTCTGCCAGTTCCACGTCATGGCCGAGATCAACAAGGCCGTTCTGAAGGCGGTGGCGAACGTGCGGCGACAACTGAAGGCTCCTTTGCCCAAGCTCGGCCGGGGCCGGCCTTCGGCCGCCGGGCGCAGACTGGCGGCCCGCAAGAAACGCATCGAGGCCAAGATCGCCGACCTATTCGACCACCGCCGCCTGTTTGTCCAGCACCACCTGACGCCGACGGAACGAAAAAACCTGCGCCGGATCACGCGGGGGCATCCCGAACTTCGCGTCCTGCGGCAGATAGTGGACGA comes from Anaerobaca lacustris and encodes:
- a CDS encoding transposase yields the protein MSSSPSPRSRTGSKRGEKRAADRITQDYLDDALSDFSGYIAADELYDGPYCVLSIVDNQRFNRLIYEVLDHNPTEEDITKFFLRFRRALTARGLRLKGVTTDGSQLYPTPIAQVFGAVPHQVCQFHVMAEINKAVLKAVANVRRQLKAPLPKLGRGRPSAAGRRLAARKKRIEAKIADLFDHRRLFVQHHLTPTERKNLRRITRGHPELRVLRQIVDEAYRLFDRRCRTDTALAKLAKLRQKVRRFKAVGQTLKKLFSPTLEKALTFLDDSLLPATSNAVERGNRRHRKMQKTIYRVRTAQNIRRRIAMDMLRDAQAQGRLQTLCMLHYARVG